From a region of the Acinetobacter larvae genome:
- a CDS encoding MFS transporter: MLHRYTALFSVKGTLGFTLAGLLARMALPMTGIAMITMLSQQYGRYALAGAVSATFVLAYALLSPQISRLVDRYGQYRILMISALLSVFGTSLILLCSYWQLGQWLLFVGAIFTGCMPSLSAMLRARWTQIYRGQPELATAYSLESVLDELSFIVGPPLAVGLSVAWFVQAGPLLAAIFLISGIIFLALQRNTEPKIDSAQQAQHTTAIIRQVDVLLLALLMLAMGVIVGTIDIMSVAFAESLQQTAAASWVLSAYALSSCVAGLIFGATNLRMPLHRLLLCGGIATAITTLPLLWANSIVALLLMVFVAGIFFAPTMIIAMTLIERMVPASRLTEGMTWLLAALSIGVALGAAITGQVVDAMGIDVGFRVAVVAGILVILAVCLGYQRLGKYQRCEPS, encoded by the coding sequence ATGTTGCATCGTTATACAGCATTATTTTCCGTAAAAGGTACCTTAGGCTTTACTTTAGCCGGATTACTTGCGCGTATGGCATTGCCCATGACAGGGATTGCGATGATTACCATGTTGTCGCAACAATATGGTCGTTATGCTTTGGCAGGTGCGGTCTCGGCAACTTTTGTTTTGGCTTATGCCCTACTCTCACCACAAATCTCACGACTTGTCGATCGCTATGGGCAGTATCGTATATTGATGATCAGTGCCCTACTCAGTGTGTTTGGCACGAGTTTGATCTTACTGTGTTCTTATTGGCAGTTGGGACAATGGCTATTATTTGTGGGGGCAATTTTTACTGGCTGTATGCCTAGTTTATCTGCAATGTTGCGTGCACGTTGGACACAGATTTATCGTGGGCAACCTGAATTAGCAACGGCTTATTCTTTAGAATCTGTTCTGGATGAGTTAAGTTTTATTGTGGGTCCACCGCTTGCTGTTGGATTATCTGTGGCTTGGTTTGTGCAGGCTGGTCCATTGTTGGCGGCTATCTTTTTAATATCGGGTATTATTTTTCTAGCATTGCAACGAAATACGGAACCCAAAATTGATTCTGCCCAACAGGCACAACACACGACGGCCATCATTAGGCAAGTGGATGTGTTATTACTGGCTTTATTAATGCTCGCAATGGGCGTTATTGTGGGTACCATTGATATTATGAGCGTGGCATTTGCAGAAAGTCTGCAACAGACTGCTGCTGCCAGTTGGGTCTTGTCTGCTTATGCACTGAGTTCCTGTGTGGCTGGATTAATATTTGGTGCAACGAACCTTAGGATGCCTTTGCACCGTCTATTGTTATGCGGTGGAATTGCTACAGCGATAACAACCCTGCCCTTGCTCTGGGCAAATAGTATTGTAGCTTTGTTGCTTATGGTCTTTGTCGCGGGGATATTTTTTGCACCGACCATGATTATTGCGATGACGTTGATTGAACGCATGGTACCAGCATCTCGTTTAACAGAAGGAATGACTTGGTTGTTGGCAGCATTGAGTATTGGTGTTGCACTTGGCGCTGCGATTACTGGGCAAGTGGTGGATGCTATGGGGATTGATGTTGGTTTTAGGGTTGCCGTTGTGGCTGGGATATTGGTGATATTGGCGGTATGTCTAGGTTATCAACGTTTAGGAAAGTATCAACGCTGTGAGCCATCATGA
- a CDS encoding TetR/AcrR family transcriptional regulator, translating to MARRTQADMQKTRVTLLQTARKVFTAHGFNATSMDDLTAQAGLTRGALYHHFGDKKSLFQAVIIEIDQEMDQRLQQITAQHTDPWQGFLQRCIHFLEMALEPEIQRLILEDARAVLGQQSLDAQQYCISSIENILTTLMKQQIIKHMDCTALARFIHGSLNEAAFWIAQSQDGQQTLAQSIDVLTQLLIGLRLDQTASASRASK from the coding sequence ATGGCGCGTCGTACACAGGCTGATATGCAAAAAACTCGTGTCACCTTATTACAAACTGCACGTAAAGTTTTTACAGCACATGGATTTAATGCTACATCTATGGATGATTTAACCGCACAAGCGGGCTTAACCCGTGGTGCGCTATATCATCATTTTGGTGATAAAAAAAGCTTATTTCAGGCAGTAATTATCGAAATAGATCAAGAAATGGATCAACGATTACAGCAGATTACTGCGCAACATACTGATCCATGGCAAGGCTTTTTACAGCGTTGTATTCATTTTTTAGAAATGGCATTAGAACCTGAAATACAACGCTTAATCTTAGAAGATGCGCGGGCGGTATTGGGTCAACAAAGCTTAGATGCCCAGCAATACTGCATAAGTTCGATTGAAAATATACTGACAACACTCATGAAGCAACAGATCATCAAACACATGGACTGTACAGCATTGGCACGTTTCATCCATGGCAGTCTCAATGAGGCTGCATTTTGGATTGCGCAAAGCCAAGATGGTCAGCAGACGCTAGCACAAAGTATCGACGTTCTAACACAGTTACTCATCGGATTACGTCTCGACCAAACAGCATCTGCTTCCAGAGCATCTAAATAA
- the guaD gene encoding guanine deaminase, whose amino-acid sequence MSTVASNVYDKVAIRGRLLDIQQSVKQAAEIAQNLRYFEDGLLLIEHGIIQWCGAWQDGQAQLSAEFHVEHYPEQLIVPGFLDSHIHFPQTEMVGAYGEQLLTWLEQYTFPTEMKFSDRDYADKIAAFFIEELLRNGTTTALVFASVHPQSVDALFSAAQRYQMRIIAGKVMMDRHAPEALCDSAESAYRDSKALIEKWHGKGRNLYAITPRFAPTSSPEQLQVAGRLKAEYPDVYVHTHLSENHNEIQWVKELFPEHKNYLDVYHHYALTGSRSVFAHCVHLQDAEWQCLHDTDSAIAFCPSSNLFLGSGLFPLQKTWQHQVKVAVGTDIGAGTRFSQLHSLDQAYKVLQLQGYKLSALEALYHITLGAAKALDLDHCLGNFAVGKEADFVVLDLQATALQALRQQHSRGIEDALFALMIMGDDRNVQATYVLGQKVYDKAATA is encoded by the coding sequence ATGAGCACTGTTGCATCTAATGTTTATGATAAAGTTGCCATTCGTGGACGTTTACTCGATATTCAACAGAGCGTAAAGCAAGCAGCAGAAATTGCACAGAACCTTCGTTATTTTGAAGATGGTTTATTGCTGATTGAGCACGGCATTATTCAATGGTGTGGTGCTTGGCAAGATGGGCAAGCACAGCTTAGCGCAGAATTTCACGTGGAACATTATCCAGAGCAACTGATCGTTCCTGGCTTCTTAGATAGCCATATTCATTTTCCGCAAACAGAAATGGTTGGTGCTTATGGTGAGCAACTATTAACATGGCTTGAGCAATATACTTTTCCGACAGAAATGAAATTTTCTGATCGTGATTATGCCGATAAAATTGCCGCATTTTTTATTGAAGAATTACTTAGAAATGGCACCACCACGGCGCTGGTTTTTGCCAGTGTCCATCCACAGTCAGTTGATGCATTATTTAGTGCCGCACAACGCTATCAAATGCGTATCATTGCTGGTAAAGTCATGATGGATCGTCATGCGCCCGAAGCGTTATGCGATAGCGCCGAAAGTGCTTATCGAGACAGTAAAGCTTTAATTGAAAAATGGCATGGCAAAGGACGCAATCTTTATGCGATTACACCGCGTTTTGCCCCAACCTCTAGCCCTGAACAATTACAGGTTGCAGGTCGCCTCAAAGCCGAATATCCAGATGTCTATGTACATACCCATTTAAGTGAAAACCACAACGAGATTCAATGGGTAAAAGAACTGTTTCCAGAGCATAAAAATTATTTAGATGTTTATCATCATTATGCCTTAACGGGTTCTCGTTCTGTCTTTGCCCATTGCGTGCATTTACAAGATGCAGAATGGCAATGTTTACATGATACCGATTCAGCCATTGCCTTTTGCCCAAGTTCTAATTTGTTTTTGGGCAGTGGTTTATTCCCATTGCAAAAAACATGGCAGCATCAAGTCAAAGTGGCTGTGGGAACCGATATTGGTGCTGGTACGCGTTTTAGCCAGCTGCATAGCTTGGATCAAGCGTATAAGGTTTTACAGCTACAAGGCTATAAGTTATCGGCGCTGGAAGCACTGTATCACATCACCTTAGGTGCTGCGAAAGCACTTGATTTAGATCACTGTTTAGGGAACTTTGCCGTGGGCAAAGAAGCTGATTTTGTAGTGCTTGATCTTCAGGCTACAGCCCTACAAGCGCTCAGACAACAGCACAGTCGTGGCATTGAGGATGCTTTATTTGCCTTAATGATTATGGGGGATGATCGCAATGTACAGGCAACCTATGTGCTAGGGCAAAAAGTCTATGACAAGGCAGCCACAGCATAA
- a CDS encoding DsbC family protein: MVAKGVFASLLLASSMMLHADVDSVQHKLTQNYPNVKITDLKTTPVKGLYSGILDQQVIYLDEEAQHILVGSMIRLQDQRNLSKDLVASTRAGSNTQMSAVKIDVKSLDLSDALKTVRGNGRHQLIVFSDPNCPYCKTLDNNLSQLKDVTIYTFLYPIKHQSVIPSQQVWCSPNRQYAWQQLIAKGVIPTASADCPNPVARNLALGKRLAIQGTPAIIFADGHVVMGAYSATEIQNIWQQLGL; the protein is encoded by the coding sequence ATGGTTGCCAAAGGGGTATTTGCGAGTTTGTTATTGGCGAGTAGTATGATGCTGCATGCTGATGTGGACAGTGTTCAGCATAAACTCACGCAGAACTATCCCAATGTAAAAATCACTGATTTAAAAACCACGCCAGTCAAAGGTCTATATAGCGGTATTTTAGATCAGCAAGTGATCTACTTAGATGAAGAGGCGCAACATATTTTGGTGGGTTCCATGATTCGTTTGCAAGATCAGCGTAATCTAAGCAAAGACTTAGTTGCAAGCACCCGCGCTGGTTCGAATACCCAGATGTCAGCAGTAAAGATAGATGTAAAAAGTTTGGATTTGTCTGATGCTCTTAAAACCGTCCGTGGCAATGGTCGTCATCAGCTCATCGTGTTTTCTGACCCGAACTGCCCATATTGTAAAACCTTAGATAATAATTTATCTCAGCTGAAAGATGTCACCATCTATACTTTTTTATATCCAATAAAACATCAATCCGTTATACCGAGCCAGCAAGTGTGGTGTTCTCCCAATCGTCAGTATGCTTGGCAGCAACTCATTGCTAAGGGCGTGATTCCGACAGCTTCTGCCGATTGCCCTAACCCAGTTGCACGTAATTTAGCCTTAGGCAAACGCCTCGCCATACAGGGTACGCCTGCGATCATTTTTGCCGATGGTCATGTCGTGATGGGAGCTTACTCTGCCACTGAAATTCAAAATATTTGGCAACAGTTGGGGCTTTGA
- a CDS encoding metal/formaldehyde-sensitive transcriptional repressor: MSHLHQNKKVLNRVRRLKGQLQAVENSMQQADNSCISVLQQVAAIKGAINGLMNELIEAHLREHVLPTEAAIDEEELQQFIKLLKRYA, encoded by the coding sequence ATGAGCCACCTTCATCAAAATAAAAAAGTCTTAAACCGTGTACGTCGTCTAAAAGGGCAGTTACAAGCAGTAGAAAATAGCATGCAGCAAGCGGATAACTCTTGTATCTCGGTACTACAACAAGTTGCAGCCATTAAAGGTGCAATCAACGGCTTGATGAATGAATTGATTGAAGCGCATTTACGTGAACATGTATTACCGACAGAAGCAGCAATTGATGAAGAAGAATTGCAGCAGTTTATTAAATTGCTGAAACGTTATGCTTAA
- the dmeF gene encoding CDF family Co(II)/Ni(II) efflux transporter DmeF, whose translation MTLHDDKQAIRDDQNVAHADRPAISAICTDVAALGQQHNPLLQKKLFYAAVFTAVMMLLEIIGGWYLHSMALLADGWHMSSHLIALGLAYCAYFVAAKYAHDPRFCFGTWKIEVLAGFSSAILLFMVAVLMFYQSVERLCFPAEIQYQQAIVIAVLGLIVNLICAWLLHDSSVHHHEHQHQHQHQHQHQHQHQHQHQHQHQHPEHDLNRHSAFMHVVADALTSVLAIIGLTLGLYFGWQFLDPLLGIVGAILVLRWSIQLIIQCSKVLVDAEMDHPLVQRIRHDLQAFSTGLQIEDLHLWKIGQAQFSCMLRISGISLQDFHQIQHLLQHYPELAHVNIEPQFRTE comes from the coding sequence ATGACTCTGCATGATGATAAACAAGCCATTCGTGACGATCAAAACGTTGCACACGCTGATCGACCCGCAATAAGCGCGATATGTACAGACGTTGCAGCATTAGGGCAGCAACATAATCCATTACTACAAAAGAAATTGTTTTATGCAGCTGTCTTTACCGCCGTCATGATGTTATTGGAAATTATTGGTGGTTGGTATTTACATTCAATGGCTTTGTTGGCTGATGGCTGGCATATGAGTTCACATTTGATTGCCTTAGGGCTCGCTTATTGCGCGTATTTTGTTGCGGCAAAATATGCTCATGATCCACGTTTTTGCTTTGGGACGTGGAAAATAGAAGTTTTAGCAGGTTTTAGTAGCGCGATTTTATTGTTTATGGTTGCGGTGCTGATGTTCTATCAATCGGTAGAACGTCTATGCTTCCCAGCAGAAATTCAATATCAACAAGCAATTGTGATTGCAGTACTGGGCTTGATTGTGAATTTAATTTGCGCATGGTTATTGCATGATTCAAGTGTGCATCATCATGAACACCAACACCAACACCAACACCAACACCAACACCAACACCAACACCAACACCAACACCAACACCAACACCAACACCCAGAGCATGATTTAAATCGCCATTCTGCGTTTATGCATGTGGTGGCAGATGCTTTAACCTCAGTCTTGGCTATTATTGGTCTAACGTTGGGTTTGTACTTTGGTTGGCAGTTTTTAGACCCATTATTGGGCATTGTTGGAGCAATTCTAGTCTTGAGATGGTCAATACAGCTGATCATCCAGTGCAGCAAAGTCTTGGTTGATGCCGAGATGGATCATCCTTTAGTACAACGTATTCGACATGATTTACAAGCGTTTTCTACTGGTTTACAGATAGAAGATTTGCATCTATGGAAAATTGGTCAAGCACAGTTTTCTTGTATGCTGCGTATTAGTGGAATTTCCTTGCAGGATTTTCATCAAATTCAGCATCTATTACAGCATTATCCAGAGCTTGCACATGTAAATATCGAACCGCAGTTTCGAACTGAGTAA
- the hpt gene encoding hypoxanthine phosphoribosyltransferase: MTVDMRVMISAEEIQAKVKQLGQQIDAHYANSNKELVLIGLLRGSVIFMSDLCRQISKPHELDFMTVSSYGKSTTSSGDVRILKDLDGEIRGKDVLVVEDIIDSGRTLSKVLEILQTRGPNSIELCTLISKPSRREIDLPVRFLGLEVEDRFIVGYGLDYDQKYRHLPFIGEIGL; encoded by the coding sequence ATGACTGTTGATATGAGAGTGATGATTTCAGCTGAAGAAATTCAAGCCAAGGTCAAACAACTAGGCCAACAGATTGATGCCCACTATGCCAATAGTAATAAAGAATTGGTTTTAATTGGATTATTACGCGGATCTGTCATTTTTATGTCAGATTTATGCCGTCAAATCAGCAAACCACATGAGTTGGATTTTATGACGGTGTCGAGCTATGGGAAGAGCACGACCTCCTCGGGCGATGTCCGAATTTTAAAAGATTTAGATGGAGAAATTCGCGGCAAAGATGTATTGGTGGTTGAAGATATTATCGATTCTGGTCGTACGCTCAGTAAAGTATTAGAAATTTTACAAACCCGTGGACCCAATTCGATTGAATTGTGTACGTTGATTAGCAAACCCTCGCGCCGCGAAATCGATTTACCGGTTCGATTTTTAGGTTTAGAAGTTGAAGACCGTTTTATTGTTGGTTATGGCTTAGATTACGATCAAAAATACCGTCATTTGCCATTTATTGGTGAAATTGGTTTATAA
- a CDS encoding GlsB/YeaQ/YmgE family stress response membrane protein, producing MSFIIAIIVGFFAGLIARALHPGNDKGGFIFTTLLGIGGSVVATYIGRYMGWYAENSSAGFVASIIGAIVVLMIYNLITRRAS from the coding sequence ATGAGCTTTATCATCGCAATTATCGTCGGTTTTTTTGCAGGTCTCATCGCACGTGCTTTACATCCTGGTAATGATAAAGGTGGTTTTATTTTCACCACACTATTGGGGATTGGGGGCTCAGTTGTGGCAACTTATATTGGGCGTTATATGGGCTGGTATGCAGAAAATTCCAGCGCTGGATTTGTTGCGTCGATCATTGGTGCCATCGTGGTCTTGATGATTTATAACCTAATTACCCGTCGTGCCAGTTAG